One window from the genome of Terriglobia bacterium encodes:
- a CDS encoding FxLYD domain-containing protein → MPTLLLTYNPLTIRLGLVVFAILLVLAFLLYQLHSSRVRKARAHAAPAETAPAPAGPQMFEHSVHSGSTILADVMRGALILLALCVAAGFILILLPAGTIDRVALNLRLRNAPPLPQERISLLYLGDETKGKEFHIRGVIRNISTQPIEKLDATVRLYAADGSLLETAVVRMDTEVIAPDATSSFHLTYPDYTGQFGSYSVDFKLRQGDSLPYKDMRRSS, encoded by the coding sequence ATGCCCACCCTGCTCCTGACATACAATCCGCTTACGATACGCCTGGGATTGGTGGTGTTCGCAATCCTGCTGGTGCTGGCGTTCCTCCTTTATCAGCTCCACAGCAGCCGGGTTCGCAAGGCGCGCGCGCACGCTGCCCCGGCTGAGACCGCGCCCGCACCGGCTGGTCCGCAGATGTTTGAACACTCCGTGCACTCCGGCTCTACGATTCTGGCTGATGTGATGCGCGGCGCTCTCATTTTGCTCGCTCTCTGCGTCGCGGCCGGCTTTATCCTGATTCTGCTGCCTGCGGGAACCATTGACCGCGTGGCCCTGAACCTGCGGCTCAGAAATGCGCCCCCTCTGCCCCAGGAAAGGATCTCGCTCCTTTATCTTGGCGACGAGACCAAGGGCAAGGAGTTCCACATTCGAGGGGTGATCCGTAATATTTCGACCCAGCCCATTGAGAAACTCGATGCGACGGTGCGCCTCTATGCCGCGGACGGGAGCCTGCTGGAAACCGCGGTGGTACGAATGGACACAGAGGTGATCGCGCCGGACGCAACTTCCTCGTTTCACCTGACATATCCTGACTACACCGGGCAATTCGGAAGCTACTCCGTTGATTTCAAATTGCGCCAGGGGGAT
- the mltG gene encoding endolytic transglycosylase MltG → MRRWLAGIILGLLALTGAAALWLQQELATPYYGAEGTETFVDIPHGAGTDAIGAALQAGGILHHKLPFLIYVRWTGLGRRLRAGEYRFSSPARPAQVVQRLVQGDVFYRTITIPEGLTAQETVALIARSGLGNEKEMDELLGRVDWISDLDPRAASLEGYLFPNTYRFSRHTTPEEMLKAMVVEFRTRFSTMRAADPLPPGWTIAQIVTLASMIEKEAKADDERRLVASVLTNRLRAKMPLACDPTIIYALKLAGTYHGNLRKEDLGISSPYNSYVHPGLPPGPIANPGAASLQAALGPAVSDYFYYVSRNDGTHAFSRNLRSHLLAVARYQKRRQSRHE, encoded by the coding sequence GTGCGACGCTGGCTGGCCGGAATAATCCTGGGCCTGTTGGCACTCACGGGAGCAGCCGCGCTCTGGCTGCAACAGGAGCTCGCCACCCCTTACTACGGCGCCGAAGGCACCGAAACTTTCGTCGACATCCCGCACGGTGCCGGGACCGACGCAATCGGTGCCGCGCTGCAAGCCGGCGGCATACTGCATCACAAGCTGCCATTCCTCATCTATGTGCGCTGGACCGGGCTGGGCCGGCGCCTGCGGGCAGGCGAATACCGCTTCAGTTCGCCGGCGCGTCCGGCACAGGTCGTCCAGCGTCTGGTTCAGGGTGACGTCTTTTACCGCACCATCACCATTCCGGAAGGTCTGACTGCGCAGGAAACCGTTGCCCTCATCGCCCGCAGCGGTCTCGGCAACGAGAAGGAAATGGATGAGTTGCTCGGCAGGGTTGACTGGATTTCCGATCTCGATCCCCGAGCCGCGAGTCTTGAAGGCTATCTTTTCCCCAATACCTACCGTTTCTCGCGACACACGACACCTGAGGAAATGTTGAAGGCCATGGTCGTGGAGTTCCGGACGCGCTTTTCGACGATGCGTGCGGCCGACCCGCTCCCGCCCGGCTGGACCATTGCTCAGATCGTGACGCTGGCGTCCATGATCGAAAAGGAGGCCAAGGCCGATGACGAACGGCGTCTGGTTGCCTCCGTACTGACGAACCGCTTGCGCGCGAAAATGCCGCTGGCCTGCGATCCGACCATAATCTATGCCCTCAAGCTGGCGGGAACCTACCATGGCAATCTCCGCAAAGAGGATCTGGGAATCTCCTCCCCCTACAACAGCTACGTCCACCCCGGCCTCCCGCCGGGGCCGATTGCGAATCCCGGTGCAGCTTCTCTTCAGGCAGCCCTGGGCCCCGCAGTGAGCGACTATTTCTACTATGTATCCCGAAATGACGGCACGCACGCTTTTTCCAGGAATCTGCGGTCACACCTACTTGCCGTGGCACGCTACCAAAAGCGAAGACAGAGCCGCCATGAATGA
- the ruvX gene encoding Holliday junction resolvase RuvX, translating into MRRGRILALDYGSRNVGLATSDELGIVVRPLPSIPNQNRRALLHRLKASVKEHAIESLVVGLPLNMNGTAGESAQRVRHFMGQLRQELSLPVWEVDERLSTVEAAEMWRDMTARQQRRYRTVDSLAAAFILERFLREA; encoded by the coding sequence GTGCGTCGCGGTCGAATCCTGGCATTGGACTATGGGAGCAGGAACGTCGGGCTTGCCACAAGTGATGAGCTGGGTATAGTGGTCCGCCCGCTCCCCTCCATCCCGAACCAAAACCGGCGCGCTTTACTCCACCGGCTCAAGGCCTCGGTCAAGGAGCACGCCATCGAGTCGCTTGTAGTGGGGCTCCCGCTTAACATGAACGGCACCGCCGGCGAATCGGCACAACGGGTCCGGCACTTTATGGGACAATTGCGCCAGGAGTTGAGTCTGCCCGTGTGGGAAGTGGATGAGCGGCTCTCGACTGTTGAGGCAGCAGAAATGTGGAGAGACATGACCGCCCGGCAGCAGCGCAGGTATCGCACAGTCGACTCGCTAGCCGCCGCCTTCATTCTGGAGCGATTTTTGAGGGAGGCATAA
- a CDS encoding PDZ domain-containing protein, with amino-acid sequence MLRKGKIVVFVCSALVVLYCISAAFYEKVSAGNEAYPALNVFMDALARIDSDYVEAPDMNKVQEGAMRGLIEALDPYSTFLTADQVRGLDSRKDKTADVGVVLSKRANIICVVATARNGPAAAAGMRAGDYLVSIDGINVEDKSIIEAESLLRGAAGSKVKATVFRGSQTKPTELEMVRKNEEPVAVGSRMLDGHIGVLEIPSLSAPVLEQARIKLKTLISAGAQKLLLDLRDCANGEPVNGAELANFFLKSGGIYTSKTRGGETVLDVKAAPEKFITDLPMVALINGSTAGPAEIAAGALQGNGRAFVVGEKSFGIGSLQKRIELKSGAMLILSTAKFYTPDGKMIENDETLRDTGIKPDVESPDEDRLQSLLVDAYFDAQDDAAKYRQLEDKVSQEQFDKALEVLKKGVVPLKRAA; translated from the coding sequence ATGCTGCGAAAAGGTAAGATAGTGGTTTTTGTATGTTCGGCGCTGGTCGTCCTATATTGTATTTCTGCGGCCTTTTACGAAAAGGTTTCTGCCGGGAATGAAGCCTACCCGGCACTTAACGTCTTCATGGACGCGCTGGCGAGGATCGACTCCGACTATGTGGAGGCTCCGGACATGAACAAAGTCCAGGAAGGAGCCATGCGTGGATTGATCGAAGCCCTCGATCCCTACAGCACTTTCCTCACCGCAGATCAGGTTCGTGGCCTGGATAGCCGCAAGGACAAGACCGCGGATGTCGGCGTAGTTCTGTCCAAACGTGCTAACATCATCTGTGTCGTCGCGACGGCACGAAACGGTCCTGCGGCGGCGGCGGGAATGCGTGCGGGTGACTACCTGGTTTCCATTGATGGCATAAATGTGGAAGACAAGAGCATTATCGAGGCTGAAAGCCTTCTCCGGGGAGCTGCGGGGAGCAAGGTGAAGGCAACGGTTTTTCGCGGATCCCAGACAAAGCCGACCGAGCTTGAGATGGTCCGCAAGAACGAAGAGCCTGTTGCCGTCGGCTCACGCATGCTGGACGGTCATATTGGAGTGCTCGAGATCCCCTCTCTCTCAGCGCCGGTACTGGAGCAGGCCCGGATCAAACTGAAGACCCTCATCTCCGCCGGGGCGCAGAAATTGCTTCTGGATTTAAGGGACTGTGCAAATGGAGAGCCGGTCAACGGAGCGGAGTTGGCCAATTTCTTCCTCAAGAGTGGTGGGATTTATACCAGCAAAACACGCGGCGGCGAAACGGTCCTGGACGTCAAAGCGGCCCCTGAAAAGTTCATTACGGACCTTCCGATGGTGGCATTGATTAACGGTTCAACGGCAGGGCCGGCCGAAATTGCTGCCGGAGCCCTCCAAGGCAACGGAAGGGCGTTTGTCGTCGGCGAGAAGTCTTTCGGGATCGGCTCGTTGCAGAAACGGATAGAGTTGAAAAGCGGAGCGATGCTGATCCTGTCTACGGCCAAGTTCTATACGCCGGACGGCAAAATGATTGAGAATGACGAGACTTTGCGGGATACCGGCATCAAACCGGATGTGGAGTCGCCCGATGAGGATCGGCTTCAGAGTCTGCTCGTGGATGCATACTTTGATGCGCAGGACGACGCTGCCAAATACAGGCAATTGGAAGACAAAGTGAGTCAGGAGCAGTTTGACAAGGCCCTTGAGGTCCTGAAAAAGGGTGTGGTGCCCCTTAAACGTGCCGCATAG
- the thrS gene encoding threonine--tRNA ligase, with amino-acid sequence MRVHVKVMALKVIYADGRTGEIDDPNEQLEVYRHSTSHLMAAAVSALFPGTHLGIGPAISEGFYYDFERSESFGEADLPRIEEKMRELVGQKLKYEPSIISQQEAVDYFSGRGEHLKVELIREKAGQTLSCYRLGDLVDFCTGPHVLSTGSIDPQTFRLLSIAGSYWKGDEHNEQLQRIYGTSFMTRAELETYLIQIEEAKKRDHRKLGRELDLFSISEEAGPGLIFWHPKGTRVRMAIEKFLTPELINRGYDFVTTPHVARNTLWKTSGHYEYYRENMYVFNIEDEEFVIKPMNCPGHIQVYQSRMRSYRDLPQRYAEYGTVYRYEKSGVLHGMLRVRGFTQDDAHIFCTRDQVYGEILALLDLVLFVMKSFGFDRYKVELSVRDEAKQEKYAGTADDWAMAEGALVQAMKDKGMEWKRMEGEAVFYGPKIDVKLIDAIGRPWQLSTVQFDFTLPKRFDLKYIGPDGQAHQPVMLHRAILGSVERFFGVLIEHYAGAFPIWLAPVQVTVIPISERHHAYAQQVNIRLREAGLRTELDDRSEKMGYKIREAQTQKVPYMLIVGDKEVEQGKVSVRNRFQGDEGGQTLDSFLARIREYINARAARP; translated from the coding sequence GTGAGGGTTCACGTTAAAGTTATGGCGCTGAAAGTAATATATGCTGACGGCAGAACGGGGGAGATCGACGATCCCAACGAGCAGCTGGAGGTATATCGCCACAGCACTTCGCATCTGATGGCGGCGGCAGTGAGCGCGTTGTTCCCGGGCACACACCTGGGCATCGGGCCGGCCATCAGCGAGGGCTTCTACTATGACTTCGAGCGTTCGGAGAGCTTCGGCGAAGCCGATCTTCCAAGAATCGAAGAGAAAATGAGGGAACTGGTCGGGCAGAAGCTCAAATACGAACCCAGCATCATTTCCCAGCAGGAAGCGGTCGACTACTTCTCAGGCCGGGGCGAGCATCTCAAGGTCGAGCTGATCCGGGAAAAGGCGGGGCAGACCCTCTCCTGCTACCGACTGGGTGATCTGGTCGATTTTTGCACCGGCCCGCACGTTCTTTCCACCGGTTCGATTGATCCCCAGACCTTCCGGCTCCTCAGCATCGCCGGTTCGTACTGGAAGGGCGACGAGCACAACGAGCAGCTGCAGCGGATTTACGGAACGTCCTTCATGACGCGTGCCGAGCTGGAAACCTATCTGATTCAGATCGAGGAAGCGAAGAAGCGGGACCATCGCAAGCTGGGGCGTGAACTCGACCTGTTCAGCATCTCCGAGGAAGCGGGGCCTGGTCTGATCTTCTGGCACCCCAAGGGCACGCGCGTGCGCATGGCCATTGAGAAATTCCTCACGCCCGAGCTCATCAACCGGGGCTACGACTTCGTCACGACTCCGCATGTGGCTCGCAACACGCTCTGGAAAACCTCCGGGCACTACGAGTACTACCGCGAGAACATGTACGTATTCAACATCGAGGACGAAGAGTTCGTCATCAAGCCGATGAATTGCCCGGGCCATATCCAGGTGTATCAATCCAGGATGCGCAGTTACCGTGACCTGCCGCAGCGCTATGCCGAGTACGGAACGGTGTACCGCTATGAGAAGAGTGGTGTTTTACACGGCATGCTGCGGGTGCGCGGCTTCACCCAGGACGACGCCCATATCTTCTGCACCCGCGATCAGGTCTATGGTGAAATCCTTGCCTTGTTGGATCTCGTTCTTTTCGTGATGAAGAGCTTCGGATTCGACAGGTACAAGGTGGAGCTCTCGGTTCGCGACGAGGCAAAGCAGGAGAAATATGCCGGTACTGCGGATGATTGGGCCATGGCGGAGGGAGCCCTGGTACAGGCGATGAAAGACAAGGGCATGGAGTGGAAGCGCATGGAAGGGGAAGCGGTCTTCTACGGTCCGAAGATCGATGTCAAACTCATCGACGCGATCGGCCGCCCTTGGCAACTCTCGACGGTCCAGTTCGACTTTACCCTGCCGAAGCGTTTCGATCTGAAGTACATAGGGCCGGATGGCCAGGCGCATCAGCCCGTGATGCTCCATCGTGCGATCCTGGGCTCCGTGGAGCGTTTCTTCGGGGTCCTGATCGAACACTATGCGGGTGCTTTCCCGATCTGGCTCGCGCCTGTGCAGGTTACGGTGATCCCCATTTCGGAACGTCATCATGCGTATGCACAGCAGGTCAACATACGGCTTCGGGAAGCCGGGTTGCGGACGGAACTTGATGACAGAAGCGAGAAGATGGGGTACAAGATTCGCGAGGCGCAGACGCAGAAGGTTCCCTATATGCTCATTGTCGGCGACAAGGAAGTGGAGCAGGGCAAGGTCTCGGTGAGGAATCGTTTTCAGGGAGACGAGGGCGGCCAGACATTGGACAGCTTTTTGGCCAGAATCAGAGAATATATTAATGCCCGGGCGGCGCGTCCCTAG
- the infC gene encoding translation initiation factor IF-3: MKQIRVRINEMIRAKEIRVIDENGEQLGIMAPEQALASARERDLDLVEVAPGVTPPVCRIMNYGKFQYQKSKRAHDAKKHQKQVVLKEVKFRPKTEEHDYQFKKNHIVRFLTDGDKAKATVVFRGREMTHQEIGRRLMERLLGDLVELAEVEKAPRMEGYALVAIFAPKKN; the protein is encoded by the coding sequence ATCAAACAAATCAGAGTTCGCATAAACGAGATGATTCGGGCCAAGGAAATTCGCGTCATCGACGAGAATGGCGAACAGTTGGGGATCATGGCTCCCGAGCAGGCTCTCGCCAGCGCACGTGAGCGTGACCTGGATCTCGTTGAGGTAGCCCCAGGCGTCACGCCGCCCGTATGCCGCATCATGAATTACGGCAAGTTTCAGTATCAGAAAAGCAAGCGGGCGCACGATGCAAAGAAACATCAGAAGCAGGTGGTTCTAAAGGAAGTCAAGTTCCGGCCCAAGACCGAGGAACATGATTACCAGTTTAAAAAGAACCACATCGTCCGTTTTCTGACGGATGGCGACAAGGCAAAGGCTACGGTTGTCTTCAGAGGTCGGGAGATGACTCATCAGGAAATCGGTCGCCGGCTCATGGAGCGGCTCCTCGGCGATCTGGTAGAGCTTGCCGAGGTGGAGAAAGCTCCCAGAATGGAAGGGTACGCACTGGTAGCGATCTTCGCACCGAAGAAAAATTAG
- the rpmI gene encoding 50S ribosomal protein L35 → MRKRKTNRSAAKRFKVTGTGKIVRHRSHHRHILTKKPRKRVRKLATAALVSKADTHRVKKMLNI, encoded by the coding sequence GTGAGAAAGCGGAAGACAAACCGGAGCGCGGCCAAGCGCTTCAAGGTGACGGGAACGGGCAAGATCGTGCGTCACCGCAGCCACCACCGGCATATCTTGACCAAGAAGCCGCGCAAGAGAGTCAGAAAGCTGGCGACTGCGGCGCTGGTGAGCAAAGCCGACACCCATCGCGTCAAGAAGATGCTGAACATTTAA
- the rplT gene encoding 50S ribosomal protein L20, which translates to MPRVKRGNKRIERRKKILKLAKGYRLTKSKLHRSARESVERGLRFAYRDRRTKKRNFRRLWIVRVGAAARHNDMSYSKFMLGLKKACVELDRKVLADIAIQDPETFTRLTETAKAALAAA; encoded by the coding sequence ATGCCGAGAGTAAAAAGAGGAAACAAGCGGATCGAGCGGCGCAAAAAGATCCTCAAGCTCGCCAAAGGGTACCGCCTGACGAAAAGCAAACTGCACCGGTCTGCGCGGGAATCGGTCGAGCGCGGGCTGCGCTTCGCATACCGTGATCGCCGCACCAAGAAACGCAACTTCCGCCGGCTTTGGATCGTGCGGGTCGGCGCGGCCGCGCGGCACAATGACATGTCCTACAGCAAGTTTATGCTCGGGTTGAAGAAGGCGTGCGTCGAGCTTGACCGCAAGGTTCTGGCGGACATCGCCATCCAGGATCCCGAGACGTTTACCCGCCTCACGGAAACCGCGAAGGCGGCACTGGCGGCTGCGTAG
- the pheS gene encoding phenylalanine--tRNA ligase subunit alpha, translating into MSASIEELREQFEEDLSRAASLDRVKSVRDKWLSRESGIITGEMKRLRDLPREERPAFGQAMNQLREFVEHRLAEVRTAVEEAEVLKSRKPIDVTRPGFPYALGAQHPIKRLQEEIEQVFLSLGFKVFDLPEVETDYYNFEALNMPRNHPARDAQDTFYFDDNLLLRTHCSTVQVHSMETMKPPIRAVCTGRVYRRDPFDATHSPMFNQVDVLVVDEGITMGDLKGTLEIFLKRVFHPDIRMRLRPGFFPFVEPGAEVDISCIFCLGIGCRICKQSGWIEILGAGMVHPKVLRMSGVDDSRFSGFAWGMGIDRVAILKYGVDDIRLFFENDLRFLNQF; encoded by the coding sequence ATGAGTGCTTCGATCGAAGAACTACGCGAACAGTTCGAAGAGGATCTGTCCCGAGCGGCGAGTCTCGATCGGGTGAAGAGCGTGCGCGACAAATGGCTGTCGCGGGAGAGTGGCATCATCACCGGCGAGATGAAGCGGCTTAGGGATCTTCCCAGGGAGGAACGCCCTGCTTTCGGTCAGGCGATGAACCAATTGCGCGAATTCGTCGAGCACCGACTCGCGGAGGTGCGCACCGCAGTCGAAGAAGCCGAGGTGCTGAAGAGCCGCAAACCCATCGACGTCACGCGGCCTGGCTTCCCTTATGCGTTGGGCGCACAGCATCCGATTAAGCGCCTGCAGGAAGAAATCGAGCAGGTCTTTCTCAGCCTGGGCTTCAAGGTTTTCGATCTTCCCGAGGTCGAGACCGACTACTACAACTTCGAAGCCTTGAATATGCCGCGCAATCACCCGGCGCGGGATGCGCAGGATACCTTCTATTTCGATGACAACCTGCTCTTGCGCACCCACTGCTCCACCGTGCAGGTGCACTCGATGGAAACGATGAAGCCCCCGATTCGGGCGGTTTGCACCGGGAGGGTTTATCGCAGGGATCCCTTTGATGCCACCCATTCGCCCATGTTCAACCAGGTCGATGTTCTCGTGGTGGACGAGGGCATTACCATGGGCGACCTGAAAGGAACGCTGGAGATCTTTCTTAAGCGCGTCTTCCATCCGGATATCCGCATGCGCCTGCGCCCGGGTTTTTTCCCCTTTGTGGAGCCCGGCGCTGAAGTCGATATCAGCTGCATCTTCTGCCTTGGAATCGGATGCCGCATCTGCAAGCAGAGCGGCTGGATTGAAATCCTGGGTGCAGGAATGGTACATCCCAAAGTGTTGCGCATGTCCGGCGTTGACGACTCGCGATTTTCCGGATTTGCCTGGGGCATGGGCATTGACCGGGTGGCTATTCTCAAGTACGGCGTCGATGATATCCGCCTCTTTTTTGAGAACGACCTCCGGTTTTTGAACCAGTTCTAA
- the pheT gene encoding phenylalanine--tRNA ligase subunit beta encodes MKISIEWLQEFLDLPENLTALREDLTMAGLVVESASEVGGSPVLEVEVTSNRPDCLCYLGIAREIAARYGKRLKPLPTAKVLRVSEERIPYSIEIRDPDLCPRYAGLVLDGIRVAPSPAWMQRRLEASGMRPVNNIVDITNYVLLERGHPLHAFDFDRLHEGRIVVARARLGQKMATLDGVERELDEQMLLIHDGAGPVAIAGVMGGRDSEIGDTTQRVLLECAYFQPASIRRTSRKLGLSTEASYRFERGADWNGPLASIARTCYLMRRLAGGHIAGSVQDIYPAPIAPVQIELARVHAESLLGVSLTPAFVESTLKRLNFKPARRGKGRWLVQCPSYRADMELEADLIEEVARFYGYQNIPTTVPASKRAGEPSPIHPCERAARRILLGLGYSETMNLSFAGEQENRRFPPTQGQPLEIRNPLTEETQFLRGYLAPGLIRTARHNFNHNQRVVRVFEIGKVFHRKEDGTVVERNTLGILGTGAAAGRNWHNNAANYDFHHLKGAISGLLAGLRCAPADIVPTSQLVWLADAGAAALMVDGRRFGVMGALHPDLEEEFKLKQPVFLAEIDFQGLYPYLFSPVRFEPLPRFPAVERDISIVVPQDTSYGELRHGILGLGIPELATLDLVDVYEGGQIPSGRVSMTLRFTFLDREATLTIDRVQGFSDNIRSFLRDHFGAENR; translated from the coding sequence ATGAAGATCAGTATCGAGTGGTTACAGGAGTTTCTCGATTTGCCGGAGAACCTTACCGCGCTGCGCGAAGACCTGACCATGGCGGGCCTTGTGGTCGAATCGGCCTCCGAGGTCGGTGGCTCTCCGGTACTCGAAGTCGAGGTTACATCGAACCGCCCCGACTGCCTTTGCTACCTTGGAATTGCGCGGGAAATCGCCGCGCGTTACGGGAAGCGGCTCAAGCCTCTTCCCACAGCCAAAGTGCTGCGCGTCTCGGAGGAGAGGATACCGTACTCGATCGAGATCCGGGATCCGGACCTTTGTCCACGTTACGCAGGGCTGGTTCTCGACGGCATCCGCGTGGCACCGTCTCCTGCCTGGATGCAGCGCCGCCTGGAAGCCTCCGGCATGCGGCCGGTGAACAACATCGTGGACATCACCAACTATGTCCTGCTTGAACGCGGCCACCCGTTGCACGCTTTCGATTTCGACCGTTTGCATGAAGGGAGAATTGTCGTAGCGCGCGCCCGCCTGGGACAAAAAATGGCGACCCTGGATGGGGTAGAGCGTGAACTGGATGAACAGATGCTGCTCATCCATGATGGTGCCGGGCCGGTCGCCATTGCCGGCGTGATGGGCGGCCGTGATTCGGAGATCGGCGACACGACGCAAAGGGTTCTGCTCGAGTGCGCCTATTTCCAACCTGCATCGATTCGACGCACCTCGAGGAAACTCGGGCTCTCGACGGAGGCGAGCTACCGCTTTGAGCGCGGAGCCGACTGGAACGGGCCGCTCGCCTCCATCGCACGCACCTGCTACCTGATGCGGCGGCTTGCCGGCGGGCACATCGCCGGGAGCGTGCAGGATATTTATCCCGCACCGATCGCGCCCGTCCAGATCGAACTCGCCCGCGTGCATGCCGAGTCATTACTCGGAGTCAGCCTGACGCCGGCATTTGTGGAATCCACTCTCAAGCGCCTGAATTTCAAACCTGCGCGCAGGGGTAAAGGAAGGTGGCTGGTTCAGTGTCCCTCCTACCGGGCAGACATGGAACTGGAGGCCGATCTCATTGAAGAGGTTGCCCGCTTTTATGGATACCAGAACATACCCACCACCGTCCCGGCGAGCAAGCGTGCCGGCGAGCCATCACCCATTCATCCCTGCGAGCGGGCTGCCAGGCGCATTCTCCTTGGCTTGGGCTACAGTGAAACCATGAACCTCAGCTTTGCCGGCGAGCAGGAAAACCGCCGTTTCCCGCCGACCCAGGGACAGCCACTCGAAATCCGGAATCCGCTGACGGAGGAAACACAATTCCTGCGGGGATATCTGGCTCCGGGATTGATCAGGACCGCAAGGCACAACTTCAACCACAATCAGCGCGTGGTGCGCGTCTTCGAGATCGGAAAGGTGTTCCACCGAAAAGAGGACGGCACCGTTGTCGAGCGCAACACCCTGGGGATTCTCGGGACTGGCGCTGCGGCCGGACGGAACTGGCATAACAATGCCGCCAACTATGATTTCCATCACCTCAAAGGCGCGATCAGCGGACTGCTGGCAGGATTGCGCTGTGCGCCGGCCGACATAGTTCCCACTTCGCAATTAGTCTGGCTCGCGGATGCCGGCGCCGCTGCACTCATGGTGGACGGCCGGCGCTTCGGAGTGATGGGGGCTCTACATCCCGATCTCGAAGAGGAATTCAAACTGAAACAGCCCGTGTTCCTTGCCGAGATCGACTTTCAGGGACTCTACCCATATCTGTTTTCGCCAGTCCGCTTCGAGCCTCTGCCCCGATTTCCGGCGGTGGAGCGTGATATTTCAATTGTGGTTCCCCAGGACACAAGCTATGGCGAGTTGCGGCATGGGATCCTCGGTTTGGGGATCCCTGAATTGGCCACTCTGGATCTAGTGGACGTTTACGAAGGGGGCCAGATTCCTTCGGGCAGGGTGAGCATGACCCTTCGGTTTACCTTCCTCGATCGCGAAGCGACCCTCACAATTGACCGGGTGCAGGGCTTTAGCGATAATATCCGGTCCTTTCTGCGTGACCACTTCGGCGCCGAAAACAGATAA
- the zapB gene encoding cell division protein ZapB — MTEKNSQLELTGLERFGHLEDKIFRVVEAFKAIRQENETLQAENQKLKNEMEALRQNEAGYSQNLAQLQKEREALRERVEKALSLLATLEVR; from the coding sequence ATGACCGAGAAAAACAGTCAGTTGGAGCTCACCGGTCTGGAGCGCTTCGGCCATCTTGAAGACAAGATCTTTCGGGTGGTGGAAGCTTTCAAGGCCATCCGACAAGAGAATGAAACCCTGCAGGCCGAGAATCAGAAACTGAAGAATGAGATGGAGGCCTTGCGCCAGAACGAGGCCGGGTACAGCCAGAATCTGGCTCAGCTCCAGAAAGAGCGGGAAGCGTTGCGCGAACGGGTGGAAAAAGCCCTGAGCCTTCTGGCGACGTTAGAGGTAAGATAA
- a CDS encoding cell division protein ZapA, with translation MTDPQSGVVNVKIYDREYALRTSGDTERLRSLCSCLDTRMRELAASSGSVDTLKVAVLAALSLADELYRSREALQNMDDAVSRRSLACVSILDRFLC, from the coding sequence ATGACTGATCCGCAATCCGGCGTCGTCAACGTCAAGATTTACGATCGTGAGTATGCTCTGCGCACCAGCGGCGATACGGAGCGACTGCGCTCTCTATGCTCCTGCCTCGATACGCGGATGCGCGAACTGGCTGCCTCGTCGGGCTCGGTCGACACCTTGAAGGTGGCGGTGCTGGCCGCCTTGAGCCTCGCCGACGAACTCTACCGCTCCCGAGAGGCGCTCCAGAACATGGATGACGCCGTGAGCCGCCGTTCTCTCGCCTGTGTGTCGATACTTGACCGCTTCCTCTGTTGA